In Drosophila nasuta strain 15112-1781.00 chromosome 2R, ASM2355853v1, whole genome shotgun sequence, a single genomic region encodes these proteins:
- the LOC132784684 gene encoding uncharacterized protein DDB_G0280205, which produces MLLAASAGQAAPYTSYESNATRKITSNNNNNNNNVSAGTSSSSPAHSSGTTTGGTTANAAGSMATAARPTTGSSSIASTAACAIMKTLSVRLHRGTEFIKDTVQKALVMSATTPVMSTQQPQSQQSQNLKRKFTGHGGIMHSSSGMGSGLGSSRHYAVSQPYVVPTPAFLRHFTVAPSALHRSASARKRNPSTDSLLMDLCLFKPIRPMPITPIKINKARGFELKRPKCMPPITNMYSDTDEEEDEDGDDDGEQQLNEGTVKTETEVAYKPKFSTLILPQHATASAFAPHEATKRSISIEAHAPVHTKDNINTHTSDSAKSAAPVLAAASASASASASTAGSSKSKPAVGTKRRRRAPLFTAKKRRKTAASVKEKEPPITAVVATVAAPKRKRRNADALTVESSTTISPMRRSPPMTRQRARQQISASRK; this is translated from the exons ATGTTGCTGGCGGCATCAGCGGGGCAAGCAGCGCCCTACACGTCTTACGAATCCAACGCGACACGAAAAatcaccagcaacaacaacaataataacaataatgtcAGCGCAGGCACGAGTTCATCATCACCAGCGCACAGCAGCGGCACAACAACAGGGGGAACTACAGCAAATGCAGCGGGATCGATGGCGACTGCAGCACGTCCAAcaactggcagcagcagcatagcATCCACAGCGGCTTGTGCCATCATGAAAACGCTGTCTGTGCGCTTGCATCGCGGCACCGAGTTCATCAAGGACACTGTGCAAAAGGCGCTCGTTATGTCCGCCACAACGCCAGTGATGTCTACTCAGCAGCCGCAGAGCCAGCAGAGTCAGAACCTTAAACGCAAATTTACTGGCCACGGTGGCATCATGCACTCTAGCTCTGGGATGGGCTCAGGTCTTGGAAGCAGTCGCCACTATGCAGTTAGCCAGCCATATGTTGTACCCACTCCTGCATTCCTGCGACACTTTACTGTGGCCCCCTCAGCGCTGCATCGCTCGGCGTCGGCACGCAAACGCAATCCCAGCACTGATAGCTTACTCATGGACCTGTGTCTCTTCAAGCCCATTCGCCCCATGCCCATAACGCCAATTAAAAT CAACAAAGCACGCGGCTTTGAACTGAAGCGACCCAAATGTATGCCGCCCATCACAAATATGTACAGCGATACCGACGAAGAGGAGGATGAAGAcggtgatgatgatggcgagCAGCAACTGAATGAAGGAACGGTCAAAACGGAGACGGAGGTTGCCTATAAACCAAAGTTCAG cACATTGATATTGCCACAACATGCCACCGCGTCGGCTTTTGCGCCGCACGAAGCCACCAAGAGGAGCATTAGCATTGAAGCACATGCTCCTGTCCACACCAAGGAcaacatcaacacacacacctcaGACTCAGCAAAAAGCGCTGCTCCTGTCCTGGCAGCTGCCTCTGCCTCAgcttctgcctctgcctcgACTGCTGGCTCATCAAAGTCAAAGCCAGCAGTTGGCACAAAGCGTCGACGACGTGCGCCTCTGTTCACAGCCAAAAAACGCCGCAAAACAGCTGCATCAGTTAAGGAAAAAGAGCCACCAATTACAGCTGTCGTGGCTACTGTTGCGGCTCCAAAGCGCAAGCGACGCAATGCAGATGCACTAACAGTCGAGAGCAGCACAACCATATCGCCAATGCGTCGCTCTCCTCCCATGACACGACAGCGTGCACGTCAACAGATCTCCGCAAGCAGAAAATAA
- the LOC132784685 gene encoding Bardet-Biedl syndrome 5 protein homolog isoform X1: MLKTLGKSDAQHQNLLWEDKQVKFDSPQHHTRLRSGEKLLDTIYHIEDSKGNPGDTGKLLVTNLRIIWHSLVHKKFNLSIGYARIGNTNTRLVHMHTKGRMPSQALYILALSNETRFEFLFTDVSGETARRDQPIFASVFDVHLLYQRTFLYRDLKLRGAIVQAGQLIILPDEQVYSQVQGVWNLSSDQGNLGCFVVTNVRLVWYADANETFNISLPYLQIDSVRIRESKYGPALVIQTAETGGGYVLGFRIDPVERLNELFKELCSLHTIYTEQPNFGINYDPHDARQRVAAAAEEAAQATQFKIDDYQEMDERQEREINTKLNNYLADGCLGVLASDSEPTREPIYCKELGFAMERIPDGYKLQDLWQVLPTKMATYDE, translated from the exons ATGCTGAAGACACTTGGCAAATCGGATGCACAGCATCAGAATCTGCTCTGGGAGGACAAACAGGTGAAGTTCGACAGCCCGCAACA CCACACGCGACTTCGCAGCGGCGAGAAGTTGTTGGACACTATTTACCACATCGAGGACAGTAAGGGTAATCCAGGTGACACCGGCAAGCTGCTGGTTACGAATCTACGCATCATTTGGCATTCGCTCGTTCACAAGAAGTTTAATCTGT CTATTGGTTATGCTAGGATTGGCAACACGAACACTCGCCTAGTGCACATGCACACCAAGGGACGCATGCCCAGCCAGGCTCTGTATATTCTGGCATTAAGCAATGAGACGCGGTTCGAGTTTCTCTTCACCGATGTCTCTGGCGAGACGGCAAGGCGCGATCAGCCCATCTTCGCCAGCGTTTTCGATGTGCATCT ATTATATCAGCGCACATTTCTGTATCGAGATCTGAAGCTGCGCGGAGCCATTGTGCAGGCGGGTCAGCTCATTATATTGCCGGATGAGCAGGTTTATAGCCAAGTGCAGGGCGTGTGGAACCTCTCCAGTGATCAGGGCAACCTCGGTTGCTTTGTAGTCACCAATGTCCGTCTTGTGTGGTATGCGGATGCCAACGAAACGTTCAACATAAGTCTGCCATATTTGCAGATTGATAGC GTGCGCATTCGCGAGTCCAAGTATGGTCCGGCCTTGGTCATTCAGACTGCAGAGACTGGAGGCGGTTATGTGTTGGGCTTTCGCATTGATCCCGTCGAGCGGCTGAACGAGCTCTTCAAGGAGCTCTGCTCGCTGCACACCATCTACACGGAGCAACCGAACTTTGGCATCAACTATGATCCACATGATGCACGACAACGcgttgccgccgccgccgagGAGGCGGCTCAGGCGACACAGTTCAAGATTGACGATTACCAGGAAATGGATGAGCGTCAAGAGCGTGAAATCAACACGAAATTAAACAACTACCTAGCTGATGGCTGTCTGGGCGTCTTGGCCAGCGACAGCGAGCCAACTCGAGAGCCAATCTATTGCAAGGAACTTGGCTTTGCTATGGAGCGTATTCCCGATGGCTACAAACTACAGGATTTGTGGCAAGTCTTGCCAACCAAAATGGCCACTTACGATGAGTAA
- the LOC132784685 gene encoding Bardet-Biedl syndrome 5 protein homolog isoform X2, with product MHSIRICSGRTNSHTRLRSGEKLLDTIYHIEDSKGNPGDTGKLLVTNLRIIWHSLVHKKFNLSIGYARIGNTNTRLVHMHTKGRMPSQALYILALSNETRFEFLFTDVSGETARRDQPIFASVFDVHLLYQRTFLYRDLKLRGAIVQAGQLIILPDEQVYSQVQGVWNLSSDQGNLGCFVVTNVRLVWYADANETFNISLPYLQIDSVRIRESKYGPALVIQTAETGGGYVLGFRIDPVERLNELFKELCSLHTIYTEQPNFGINYDPHDARQRVAAAAEEAAQATQFKIDDYQEMDERQEREINTKLNNYLADGCLGVLASDSEPTREPIYCKELGFAMERIPDGYKLQDLWQVLPTKMATYDE from the exons ATGCACAGCATCAGAATCTGCTCTGGGAGGACAAACAG CCACACGCGACTTCGCAGCGGCGAGAAGTTGTTGGACACTATTTACCACATCGAGGACAGTAAGGGTAATCCAGGTGACACCGGCAAGCTGCTGGTTACGAATCTACGCATCATTTGGCATTCGCTCGTTCACAAGAAGTTTAATCTGT CTATTGGTTATGCTAGGATTGGCAACACGAACACTCGCCTAGTGCACATGCACACCAAGGGACGCATGCCCAGCCAGGCTCTGTATATTCTGGCATTAAGCAATGAGACGCGGTTCGAGTTTCTCTTCACCGATGTCTCTGGCGAGACGGCAAGGCGCGATCAGCCCATCTTCGCCAGCGTTTTCGATGTGCATCT ATTATATCAGCGCACATTTCTGTATCGAGATCTGAAGCTGCGCGGAGCCATTGTGCAGGCGGGTCAGCTCATTATATTGCCGGATGAGCAGGTTTATAGCCAAGTGCAGGGCGTGTGGAACCTCTCCAGTGATCAGGGCAACCTCGGTTGCTTTGTAGTCACCAATGTCCGTCTTGTGTGGTATGCGGATGCCAACGAAACGTTCAACATAAGTCTGCCATATTTGCAGATTGATAGC GTGCGCATTCGCGAGTCCAAGTATGGTCCGGCCTTGGTCATTCAGACTGCAGAGACTGGAGGCGGTTATGTGTTGGGCTTTCGCATTGATCCCGTCGAGCGGCTGAACGAGCTCTTCAAGGAGCTCTGCTCGCTGCACACCATCTACACGGAGCAACCGAACTTTGGCATCAACTATGATCCACATGATGCACGACAACGcgttgccgccgccgccgagGAGGCGGCTCAGGCGACACAGTTCAAGATTGACGATTACCAGGAAATGGATGAGCGTCAAGAGCGTGAAATCAACACGAAATTAAACAACTACCTAGCTGATGGCTGTCTGGGCGTCTTGGCCAGCGACAGCGAGCCAACTCGAGAGCCAATCTATTGCAAGGAACTTGGCTTTGCTATGGAGCGTATTCCCGATGGCTACAAACTACAGGATTTGTGGCAAGTCTTGCCAACCAAAATGGCCACTTACGATGAGTAA